In Rahnella variigena, one DNA window encodes the following:
- a CDS encoding efflux transporter outer membrane subunit has translation MNKLNLLSMAVMTLLMTGCGQALKSEYQRPMLSVPQTWRVQDTGEGVAKFSPHWWDNFDDPQLSRLIVSALQSNNDLALAGIKLRQALLTAGISDLNLTPDFSASASASNTKNMRRETTPVESYANSLSASYELDLWGKLARTREQSEWLAKASQQDLQATALTLIGTTSQLYWQIASLNQQISNLQQSLAIARETLAMVTSRWKAGDLGQLDYLQAQQTVLSRENNLRDLYQQRDENRNALAILLSRPPGQYPAERQSLDIHQSVPVAQRLPLEVIARRPDVQSAELNLRAALAGSDVARLSFYPSLTLNASLNAGASVFQQWFSNPARTLGSALDLPFIEWNKVRLTVEQSGLDVQTAAIQFRSASYSALQDIDNAMSQRLTYQQEKQRQLQDLALSQQRLALVESQYRHGSVVYQTLLDAQNTLLDSQNTLVTTQYNYLYSTMKLWLALGGGEDNTLSQQG, from the coding sequence ATGAACAAACTGAATTTACTCTCAATGGCGGTGATGACGTTACTGATGACCGGCTGTGGTCAGGCGCTGAAAAGCGAATACCAGCGGCCGATGCTCTCAGTTCCGCAAACCTGGCGCGTGCAGGATACCGGCGAAGGCGTGGCGAAATTTTCCCCGCACTGGTGGGATAACTTTGATGACCCGCAGCTGTCACGGCTGATTGTTTCCGCGTTGCAAAGCAATAACGATCTGGCGCTGGCGGGCATAAAACTGCGGCAGGCGCTGCTGACGGCGGGGATCTCAGATCTGAATCTGACCCCTGATTTTTCCGCCAGTGCATCGGCCAGCAACACCAAAAATATGCGCCGCGAGACCACGCCGGTCGAAAGTTACGCAAACTCACTGTCGGCCTCTTATGAGCTGGATCTGTGGGGGAAACTGGCGCGCACCCGCGAGCAGTCCGAGTGGCTGGCAAAAGCCTCGCAGCAGGATTTGCAGGCCACGGCGCTGACGCTCATCGGCACTACCTCACAGCTTTACTGGCAGATTGCCAGCCTGAATCAGCAGATCAGTAATTTGCAGCAAAGTCTGGCGATTGCCCGTGAAACCCTGGCGATGGTGACGTCACGCTGGAAAGCCGGTGATCTCGGTCAGCTGGATTATTTGCAGGCACAGCAAACGGTGCTGAGCCGCGAAAACAATCTGCGCGATTTGTATCAACAGCGCGATGAAAACCGAAATGCACTGGCGATTTTACTCAGCCGCCCGCCGGGGCAATACCCTGCGGAGCGTCAGTCGCTGGATATTCATCAGAGCGTGCCGGTGGCGCAGCGTTTACCGCTTGAAGTGATCGCCAGAAGGCCGGACGTGCAGTCGGCTGAGCTGAATCTGCGTGCGGCGCTGGCCGGTTCGGACGTCGCACGGCTGAGCTTTTATCCGTCGCTGACGCTGAATGCGTCGCTGAATGCCGGGGCTTCTGTGTTTCAGCAATGGTTCAGCAATCCGGCCAGAACGCTCGGCTCTGCGCTCGACCTGCCGTTTATCGAATGGAACAAAGTGCGGCTGACCGTTGAACAATCCGGTCTGGATGTGCAAACCGCGGCGATTCAGTTCCGCAGCGCGTCGTACAGCGCGTTGCAGGATATCGACAATGCCATGTCGCAGCGGCTTACCTATCAGCAGGAAAAACAGCGGCAGCTGCAAGATCTGGCATTAAGTCAGCAGCGGCTGGCACTGGTGGAAAGCCAGTATCGCCACGGTTCGGTGGTGTATCAGACGCTGCTCGACGCGCAGAACACCTTGCTCGACAGCCAGAACACGCTGGTCACCACGCAATATAACTATCTGTATTCCACGATGAAACTCTGGCTGGCGCTGGGTGGCGGGGAAGACAACACATTGAGTCAACAAGGATAA
- a CDS encoding beta-ketoacyl-[acyl-carrier-protein] synthase family protein, whose amino-acid sequence MQKDVLQTADTPRRVVVTGYGAVTPLGMNSAESWAAIMDYTPGYRYCDKSAAGIKSRFYGLIDHEPSFKGVPAAIRRRLPRYARLTLASAREAMQMAFGDDKPEQHYDLRDCGVIIGTGWAGQDETQLHYEDYLRTGMGSPFGCFFSMPNSATAAVSLLWGLRGYQNTPVAACATGTIAVGDAFELIRNGRASMMLAGAGESLRSDSAVWNIDVLGALASEQEEITRACCPFSLHRNGFVLSEGAAVLCLEERESALARGANILGEILGYGNFSDAFDFTAPAEDKIARVQTIRHALAQAGIAASDLDYINAHGTSTQLNDLNETEAIKIALGETAAYATPCSSTKSYTGHLIAAAGSFESIVCLQALEHQIMPATCHLDAPDPACDLDYVPNVHRPAVLNTTLNLSFGFGGANAALVIGRGK is encoded by the coding sequence ATGCAAAAGGATGTTTTACAGACGGCAGACACGCCGCGTCGGGTGGTCGTGACCGGTTACGGTGCGGTGACCCCGCTGGGAATGAACTCCGCCGAAAGCTGGGCCGCGATCATGGATTACACCCCCGGCTACCGCTACTGCGACAAATCAGCTGCCGGGATTAAATCGCGTTTTTACGGCCTGATTGATCATGAACCTTCGTTCAAAGGCGTGCCCGCGGCGATCCGTCGCCGCCTGCCGCGTTATGCCCGGCTGACACTGGCATCCGCGCGGGAAGCCATGCAGATGGCGTTTGGCGATGACAAGCCGGAGCAACATTACGATTTGCGCGACTGCGGCGTCATTATTGGCACCGGCTGGGCGGGGCAGGATGAAACCCAGCTGCATTACGAAGACTATCTGCGTACCGGTATGGGATCTCCTTTTGGCTGCTTTTTCTCCATGCCGAATTCCGCCACGGCGGCTGTGAGTCTGCTGTGGGGGTTGCGTGGCTATCAGAACACGCCGGTCGCGGCCTGTGCGACCGGAACCATCGCGGTCGGCGATGCGTTCGAACTGATCCGCAATGGCCGGGCCAGCATGATGCTGGCGGGCGCGGGGGAATCACTGCGCTCTGATTCGGCAGTATGGAATATTGACGTGCTGGGCGCGCTGGCCAGTGAACAGGAAGAAATCACCCGCGCCTGTTGCCCGTTCAGCCTGCATCGCAACGGTTTTGTGCTCAGCGAGGGTGCGGCGGTGCTGTGTCTGGAAGAGCGGGAATCTGCCCTTGCGCGCGGCGCAAACATTCTCGGTGAGATCCTGGGTTACGGCAATTTCTCCGATGCCTTTGATTTTACCGCACCCGCTGAAGACAAAATTGCGCGGGTGCAAACCATCCGCCATGCGCTGGCGCAGGCCGGTATTGCTGCCAGCGATCTGGATTATATCAATGCGCACGGCACCTCTACACAGCTCAACGATCTCAACGAAACCGAAGCGATCAAGATTGCGCTGGGCGAAACGGCGGCTTACGCCACGCCATGCTCCAGTACCAAATCCTATACCGGACATCTGATCGCGGCAGCAGGGAGTTTTGAATCCATCGTCTGTCTGCAGGCGCTTGAGCATCAGATCATGCCCGCAACCTGCCATCTTGATGCGCCCGATCCGGCGTGCGATCTGGATTACGTCCCCAACGTGCATCGTCCGGCGGTACTGAATACCACGCTGAACCTGAGTTTCGGCTTCGGCGGGGCGAACGCGGCGCTGGTGATCGGAAGGGGGAAATAA